GGCAAAACCATCCATCAGGAATTGCTCAAGGGAGCGTTCACCCTTGGTCTTTATGTAGTACGGCCAGGTCACCATACCAATACTGGTGACATCGTTCTGCATGGGGATGAACCAGAACCAGCCGTGCTCGAACCAGAAAATGGTGATGTTGCCCTCGGCCCGTCCTTCGTGCCGCTGTGCACCAGTGAAGTGACCATAGATCGCCGAACTGTTGTGTTTCGGATTGCGGTGCTTGATCTGGAAACGATTGGCCAGGAAGGTATCGCGGCCGGAAGCATCAACGACAAAACGGGCCTGCCATTCGGTTTCGCGACCATCATCATGCACGGCGCGGATCGCCGCCGTATTGTCCGGCAGGAAATCGACGGCCTTGGCTTTGCAGCCTTCGTGCACCTCAACCCCTTTTTTCTCGGCGTTGCGGATGAGGATCGTATCGAACTGATCCCGCTTGACCTGATAGGCATGGGGCATCGACTTGTCCCAGGCTTCGGCAAAATTGAAAACCGAGGACATGTCATGGTTGGGAGAAACAAATTCGGCACCGGGTTTGAGCATGCCGATTGCCATTACGTCCTCGGCAATACCCATCCGTTCAAAAAGTGGAAGATTGGCCGGCAGCAGCGATTCGCCAATGTGAAACCGGGGATGGTGGGCTTTTTCCAGGATAACCACCCGGTAGCCTTTTTCTGCCAGCATCGGTGCCACGGTCGACCCCGCCGGGCCGCCACCGATGACCAGCACATCACATTGCCGACGCTCCACTTTCTGCACTTGTTCCATCATTGAAACCTATAGTCCGTTCTCTG
The DNA window shown above is from Dechloromonas sp. HYN0024 and carries:
- a CDS encoding NAD(P)/FAD-dependent oxidoreductase — translated: MMEQVQKVERRQCDVLVIGGGPAGSTVAPMLAEKGYRVVILEKAHHPRFHIGESLLPANLPLFERMGIAEDVMAIGMLKPGAEFVSPNHDMSSVFNFAEAWDKSMPHAYQVKRDQFDTILIRNAEKKGVEVHEGCKAKAVDFLPDNTAAIRAVHDDGRETEWQARFVVDASGRDTFLANRFQIKHRNPKHNSSAIYGHFTGAQRHEGRAEGNITIFWFEHGWFWFIPMQNDVTSIGMVTWPYYIKTKGERSLEQFLMDGFAQCPKLTMRLQNAKLVNEVEATGNFSYVSERNHGNNYVMLGDAYAFIDPVFSSGVLLAMNSGVIAAEAIDTCLKTPAKAPAALKRFDAMMKHGPKEFSWFIYRVTNPIMREFFMGPRNVFRAKEAVLSMLAGDIFGKTPIWRSIWAFKMLYYIANIMQPKRAFMGWKRRRFNIRKVDDAVVYNA